The DNA sequence CTGCAGGTCTCTTCCTATGTGCTTCCAGTTATCTggtaaccagctaaaatattagccaaatgtcaaattagccaaaaaaaaaaacaaataaaacaaacaaaaacttaggttagccaagacagctagcatgtagctgaaaaatagccaaacttcaaaatagcctaaaaaaacggaaaaatctcaaattatccaaaacagctaaatatcaacctaactccaaaacagcctaaaaacttgaaaaggaaagcataaattagccaaaagagctagcatgtagctgaaatattacctaaactccaaaatagcctaaaaaatcttagttaatgccaaaatagtccgagaagtagcagaatgccaatttttaaaactttaaaaaccgtaactttttaaaatttttatgaataataaaaatgcaggaatattattccagaataaatcaacttaaatcttaaataactttcaatattttactctgcataaaaatatattttgtcaaaattatacaagttagaaatgagcgcaagataacatcgggtcattaaaaccaaaataaaaagatctggagggccggataaaaCTACCCAGAGGACCgaatctggcccccgggccttgattttggcACATGTGGTCTAGAGCCAGTTTGTAACAACTAGTACCGTTTTAAAGTGAACAAGAAGTTACTTGTCCTCATACACATTTTCacttaaactgtaaaaagcttCAATATGAAGGTTCTCTCTTGCATCTTTATTTCtctgcacaaaaataaaaacagtttggagAGATGAAcactttatttgcattttggCAGGATCCTCCATCAAAAAGTCAAATGGCATGCAAGTTACAGCTCAACTTACTCCAGGTTTCATGAAAAGGTTTTGCATGGGTCTCACAAGACACAACAGTAGTGCATGATTGttgcttatttttaaatgctCAAACGAAGTAAACCAGggtaaacatttttcttctagGGGGCCAACATCATAGCCAAGCTTGCGACTAGGACAATGTATTCGTTGAAATCGACGACGCCATCGCCATCGTCATCCAGCATTTTGAAAAACTCGTCAATTTCTGCTTGATTTCCAGGCtaatgaagacaaaacaaataaacacagtaAGAATGTGGGGAACTGACAGGTCcataatgcaattttaaacacATGAATTGTTCTTACAGCTCCTTTAAGCTGCTCTTTCAGCAGTGTAGTGATTTCCTTCTTTGTCAGAGTCTTTGCATCTCCCTCTTTCCCAGCATACTGGTCAAAAATGCACCTGAGAACTGCAATTGCCT is a window from the Oryzias melastigma strain HK-1 unplaced genomic scaffold, ASM292280v2 sc03745, whole genome shotgun sequence genome containing:
- the LOC112139270 gene encoding ictacalcin yields the protein MTTIFEAIAVLRCIFDQYAGKEGDAKTLTKKEITTLLKEQLKGAPGNQAEIDEFFKMLDDDGDGVVDFNEYIVLVASLAMMLAP